TTTCATCATGTCTACTCTGTTTCTGGGTCGGCTTGAAGGGTTAACTGTAAACCTGCCTAAGGCCCAGTCTGCTAAACCCCAAAAGGCTGTCCGGGCGACCGTTACCCTCAATAAAGACGGTGGACTGTATCTGAACAAATCTCCTATTCAAGTTGATGCCCTATCTCAGTCGGTGCGGCAGTTAAGCGAACCAGGCAAGGATCTGGTGGTGGTGCTGAATGCTGATGGCGAAGTGACCCACGATCGGGTAGTGGCTGTGATTGATCAAATTCGCCAGATTGAGGGGGCCAAGCTAGCAATTGCTACGCAGAAACGCTGACGATCGTTCCTTTTCAACGACCTTTACTCTTCCTGTATTCCTCCTGAGTTACTATGAATTCCCTAACCAGCGTTGTCCAACAGCGACAAAAAGAACAACGAGCGCTCAGGCTTTTCCTCGCTAGCAGTTTAGCTGGCTCGTTGGTTTTCCATATTGGAGCTATGAGCCTGCAAGTCAAGAATTGGTGGGATGTGAATTTGCAGCCTGACGAGACTGATGAAACCGAACTAGTGGTGGAAGATTTAGCCCCAGAGGAGCCAACCCTGAAGGAGCCG
This genomic interval from Cyanobacteriota bacterium contains the following:
- a CDS encoding biopolymer transporter ExbD: MRRRLIVEPEAPPQINIVPMIDVIFAILTFFIMSTLFLGRLEGLTVNLPKAQSAKPQKAVRATVTLNKDGGLYLNKSPIQVDALSQSVRQLSEPGKDLVVVLNADGEVTHDRVVAVIDQIRQIEGAKLAIATQKR